In Kitasatospora sp. NBC_00240, the following are encoded in one genomic region:
- a CDS encoding LAETG motif-containing sortase-dependent surface protein has product MARHVRIRGAALAAAAGTAVLLSGVLATGASAHTPAWSVTCDKVTVDLADYSGSKNVKNLVSLTIDGEKVVDQHQFGSGYHQSFTVKAHSAPVMATLVVTTTEQPKNPQWNVTETKTIAVCATPSPTPTTPTTPPTPSTSPTPTRTATATPSGSASPTVAPTSTTTSAAPATSAPATSAPATVKAASTTPALAQTGGSSATPIVAAAGGAVVLIGGALLLLSRRRGNRH; this is encoded by the coding sequence ATGGCGCGACACGTGCGCATTCGCGGCGCGGCGCTCGCCGCAGCCGCCGGCACCGCCGTCCTGCTGTCCGGCGTTCTGGCCACCGGTGCCTCGGCGCACACCCCGGCCTGGTCCGTGACCTGCGACAAGGTCACCGTCGACCTGGCCGACTACAGCGGCAGCAAGAACGTCAAGAACCTGGTCAGCCTGACCATCGACGGCGAGAAGGTGGTGGACCAGCACCAGTTCGGCAGCGGTTACCACCAGAGCTTCACCGTCAAGGCGCACAGCGCCCCGGTCATGGCCACCCTGGTCGTCACCACCACCGAACAGCCCAAGAACCCCCAGTGGAACGTGACGGAGACCAAGACCATAGCGGTCTGCGCCACCCCGTCCCCGACCCCCACCACCCCCACCACCCCGCCGACCCCCAGCACCTCGCCGACCCCCACCCGCACCGCCACGGCGACACCCAGCGGCTCGGCCTCGCCCACCGTCGCCCCTACCAGCACCACCACCTCCGCGGCCCCGGCCACCAGCGCGCCGGCCACCAGCGCCCCCGCGACCGTGAAGGCCGCGAGCACCACCCCGGCCCTGGCCCAGACCGGCGGCAGCAGCGCGACCCCGATCGTCGCCGCAGCCGGCGGCGCCGTCGTCCTGATAGGCGGAGCCCTGCTCCTGCTCTCCCGCCGCCGGGGCAACCGCCACTGA